Proteins encoded together in one Branchiostoma floridae strain S238N-H82 chromosome 18, Bfl_VNyyK, whole genome shotgun sequence window:
- the LOC118405896 gene encoding uncharacterized protein LOC118405896 encodes MPPSERSKKKKGNQGVTDNPHPGNNNGRRPNTRATTDSGTAPPAPPRLPPQKLSLKSLQQQLNDLQKITTRLADKLDADNVPHTSAVSTTVTTTVSSTGLLGVLPAGSPSVTSAANQGLLQQVTSTITATTSSTIPIYSTNSVFGLQPPALLPTRTDGLGATLASSIMSTGISSYAGNNSAQVRSASVLGDLLANQDMGTRLLEAGVHLPLDTGISDGIKDKIWQDKFVELKQLLPNARPRQQFIVNLDTLAGSPTLTLANSAEDRAKQSLTLSQWSMAFSIYHYIYIQKHLARSPQLIAYAHLIRSLAERGAQWSRYDALFRQLRHASPSTPWDVPNMQLYVDAFSHVKPTSFTTKPNQQQSNNSLPLGYCFRYHSAASNCFAASCPYKHACPTCSGAHKNFNCPRNSQNRNTNPRKR; translated from the coding sequence ATGCCACCATCTGAAAGATCTAAAAAGAAGAAAGGGAACCAGGGAGTGACAGACAACCCTCACCCAGGAAACAACAATGGGAGGAGACCTAATACAAGAGCAACGACCGACAGTGGGACTGCCCCCCCTGCACCACCTAGACTCCCTCCACAAAAACTGTCATTGAAGTCGCTTCAGCAACAGTTGAATGACCTACAGAAGATAACAACTAGATTAGCAGATAAGCTGGACGCGGACAATGTCCCTCACACATCAGCAGTCAGCacaactgtaacaacaacagTGAGCAGCACTGGCCTGCTAGGTGTGCTACCAGCAGGCTCACCCAGCGTTACAAGTGCGGCGAATCAAGGACTACTACAACAAGTCACGTCAACAATAACAGCCACTACGTCGAGCACGATTCCCATATACTCAACAAACTCTGTATTCGGATTGCAGCCACCAGCCCTCCTGCCTACACGGACTGATGGACTTGGTGCTACTCTAGCATCTAGCATTATGAGTACAGGTATCAGCTCTTATGCAGGTAACAATTCCGCTCAGGTTCGGTCAGCGTCAGTACTGGGTGATCTCTTGGCCAATCAGGATATGGGTACCCGCTTACTAGAAGCAGGTGTTCACCTCCCGTTAGACACGGGTATATCTGATGGAATTAAGGATAAGATCTGGCAGGATAAATTCGTTGAGCTCAAACAGCTGTTGCCTAACGCACGACCTCGTCAACAATTCATAGTTAACCTTGATACTCTAGCGGGTTCTCCCACATTGACGCTGGCTAACAGTGCGGAAGATAGGGCAAAGCAATCGCTCACCTTATCACAGTGGTCCATGGCCTTCTCTATTTACCATTACATATATATTCAAAAGCACTTAGCGCGAAGTCCTCAGCTGATCGCATATGCGCACTTGATTCGCTCCTTGGCAGAGCGGGGTGCACAATGGAGTAGGTATGATGCTCTCTTTAGGCAGCTTAGGCACGCATCCCCAAGTACCCCATGGGATGTCCCGAACATGCAGCTGTATGTGGACGCATTCAGTCATGTCAAACCAACTTCTTTCACAACAAAACCCAATCAACAGCAAAGCAATAACAGTCTACCGTTGGGCTATTGCTTTCGATACCATTCAGCTGCATCAAACTGCTTCGCGGCAAGTTGCCCATACAAGCACGCATGCCCAACATGCTCAGGAGCACACAAAAACTTCAACTGCCCGCGTAATAGCCAGAACAGGAATACCAACCCCCGTAAACGTTAA